In Phycisphaeraceae bacterium, the sequence ACGGCGGCAACCCGCTGCTGGACGACCAGGAGTTCACCACCAGCTACAACGGCAACCCCTTCAAGCTCACGATCGACTACAACGGCGGGGTTGACAACAACGACGTGATCCTCACCACCACCTTCATCCCCGAACCGGCCAGCCTGGCCCTCCTGGCTGCTGGCGGCCTCATGACTCTGCCTCGCCGACGAGGGAAATAATCCACGCTTCCAGCCCGAAGCGGCTAGTCATGGATTCATCAGCTTCTCTCCGTAATGAACAGAGGCTTTGCTCTCAGGATGCGAAGTCTTTGCTGATATAATCCGATAAGTAGATAGACGGAGGATAGTTTTACATCGCTGGAGTTCTCTGGCTCCATGAATCGAATGCGGAGAATTGTCGGCTTCACCTTAGTTGAGTTGCTGGTTGTCATTGCCATCATTGCAGTATTGATTGCCCTGCTTCTTCCCTCACTGAGCAAGGCACGCGATGTAGCGATCACCGTATCGTGTGCCGCCCGGATGCGGCAGATCTATCAAATCAGTGACACTTACACGAGCGACCACCGCTACTTTCCCGCGTGTCACTTTTACGAGGGACCGACCGCCACAACACCCAACCCCGCCACGCCGTTATTTGAGTTGATGAGTTTTGGCCGTGCTTTGACGCCATACATTCCGCTGGGCTTCAATAACATCCAGACCTACGACACAGGTCATAACCGCAATATGCTCATTTGTCCGGGTACGAAGTATCGCTACATCTCCCCGGTTAATGTTTCGCAGAATGTCTGGCCTTATCTCTACGCTGGAGACGGACGAGTCACCGGTTACAACACCACGATGCAGTTCGGCGGAGGCAACCAGCGGAGCTGGTACGACGCCAATAACGCGGCAAATATCGAACGGTATTTCCCCAAACGCTACCTCAAACAGCGCGAGCCAATCTTTATGATCGGCGAAATTTCCGGGGCCTCTCCTTACCTGGCCTACGTGGGCAATCCCTACACCATGTACAATCACAACGACGGACGAAGCACCAACGTCACCTTCAGCAACGGCTCGTACAAAACCTACAATATGCTGCTGGATACCGCCGTCGCGCAGGGAAAATTGAAAATCTGGTAACTCCGTTCCAAACCAATCCTACGATGTCCAGTAGCTCAAATACCGCCTGACCGAACCGGAGCACTGAAATCTTGCTGCGAACTTCACGAAAACCCGGATTCACACTGATCGAGCTGCTGGTTGTCATCTCGATCATCGCCCTGTTGATCGCACTGCTTTTGCCTGCGCTGCGCAAAGCTCGTGTGACTGCGCAGAAACTCGCCTGCACATCAAGTCTCCGTCAGATCATGACCGGCTACCTCATGTACATGAATGAGAATCGTGAATACCTGGCCTCCGTCGATTACGTCCAACAGATCACGCCGCCCCTGAATAACGTGTATGGCTGGGATGAGACGATTCTCAACGATTACTACAGCATCGGCGCAACGAAAATGTTTAAGGATGGTTGCCCCGGTCGTGGTCCGACCATCTCGCCTTTTGCCGCGGATACCTGGTCGTACGGAGTTAACGGCGCGGTTCACTCATGGGTATCAACCTCGCCCGCTTACTACAACGTGAATAAGCCGCCGCGCATCGCCGATTTTCGCCGACCGGATCGGACTCACATGTTTGCGGACATGGTGCAGATCTATAAGCGTTATCCCAATCCCAGCTTTTTTGAT encodes:
- a CDS encoding type II secretion system protein, translating into MLLRTSRKPGFTLIELLVVISIIALLIALLLPALRKARVTAQKLACTSSLRQIMTGYLMYMNENREYLASVDYVQQITPPLNNVYGWDETILNDYYSIGATKMFKDGCPGRGPTISPFAADTWSYGVNGAVHSWVSTSPAYYNVNKPPRIADFRRPDRTHMFADMVQIYKRYPNPSFFDTYLLDRTVRHEQEGIGSVYMDGHAMFLKNDDTASIWRTMWHYAYGSCRLVGDGCFWHAYDSSLH
- a CDS encoding PEP-CTERM sorting domain-containing protein, coding for GGNPLLDDQEFTTSYNGNPFKLTIDYNGGVDNNDVILTTTFIPEPASLALLAAGGLMTLPRRRGK
- a CDS encoding type II secretion system protein, which translates into the protein MNRMRRIVGFTLVELLVVIAIIAVLIALLLPSLSKARDVAITVSCAARMRQIYQISDTYTSDHRYFPACHFYEGPTATTPNPATPLFELMSFGRALTPYIPLGFNNIQTYDTGHNRNMLICPGTKYRYISPVNVSQNVWPYLYAGDGRVTGYNTTMQFGGGNQRSWYDANNAANIERYFPKRYLKQREPIFMIGEISGASPYLAYVGNPYTMYNHNDGRSTNVTFSNGSYKTYNMLLDTAVAQGKLKIW